In Halobacteriovorax sp. HLS, one DNA window encodes the following:
- the pnp gene encoding polyribonucleotide nucleotidyltransferase yields MLNNKKVYSLNYGGKEVTVETGRFAKQADGSVLVSCNGTQVLVTVCSATEVKDGQDFFPLLVEYTEKFYAAGKFVGGFLKREGRPATSETLNARLIDRPLRPLFPNGYMFDTVVSCTVLSYGEEGDAEVLAGLGASAALTISDIPFNGPIGTCKVGRIAGEFVLNPTHSQWAESDLEIAVAASSDAILMVEGEANIVPEKDVLEAIYFGHDHIKEYVKLLNTMREEIGKPKREFISSAANETMMAKMRSDFASHARKSISTIDKMERQKVTKSIEAEVKAAMAASPESFGLTENDSFGKEAYKAVDELLYEMMRADILDEEKRIAGRGMAEVREIETEANILANVHGSSLFTRGETQVMAAVTIGGKVGEKMEDSIRGTTFEKFYLHYNFPPYSVGEARGVRGVGRRELGHGNLAERAVKAVMPSQEDFAYTTRVVCEVMESNGSSSMGSVCSASMALMDAGVPVKAPVAGIAMGLITDGDRFKVLTDILGDEDHLGDMDFKVAGTAEGITAIQMDIKITGLTREIVEKSIEQAKEGRLHILGEMAKTISSKRAEFKDGVPRIVTTNIAVDKIGALIGPGGKNIKKLQEDFDVMVEITEEGLVKVLGSDTEVLNNCVASIDLQINGPEVGSVYQAKVVTIKEYGAFVDIIPGVSGLVHISELADDRVKDVNEYLSEGDTVAVKVIEVDRMGRLKLSAKAVKPVEKKA; encoded by the coding sequence ATGTTAAACAATAAAAAAGTTTACTCGTTAAACTATGGTGGTAAGGAAGTTACCGTTGAAACTGGACGATTTGCTAAACAAGCAGATGGTTCTGTTCTAGTATCATGTAATGGTACACAAGTTCTTGTAACAGTTTGTTCTGCTACGGAAGTAAAAGATGGTCAGGATTTCTTTCCTCTTCTAGTAGAGTATACAGAGAAGTTCTATGCAGCTGGAAAGTTTGTTGGTGGATTCTTAAAAAGAGAAGGTAGACCAGCTACATCTGAAACTTTAAATGCACGTCTAATTGATAGACCTTTAAGACCTCTTTTTCCAAATGGATATATGTTCGACACTGTTGTGTCTTGTACTGTTCTTTCATACGGTGAAGAAGGTGATGCTGAAGTTCTAGCTGGACTTGGAGCTTCTGCTGCACTAACAATTTCTGATATTCCTTTCAATGGACCAATTGGTACTTGTAAGGTTGGTAGAATTGCTGGGGAATTCGTTCTTAACCCAACTCATTCACAATGGGCAGAATCAGATCTAGAAATTGCAGTTGCTGCTTCTTCTGATGCTATCTTAATGGTTGAAGGTGAAGCTAATATTGTTCCAGAAAAAGATGTTCTAGAAGCAATCTACTTTGGACACGATCACATTAAAGAATACGTAAAATTATTAAATACTATGAGAGAAGAAATTGGTAAGCCAAAGAGAGAATTCATCTCTTCTGCTGCTAATGAAACTATGATGGCAAAAATGAGAAGTGACTTCGCTTCTCATGCAAGAAAGTCTATCTCTACTATTGATAAAATGGAGAGACAGAAAGTTACAAAATCAATTGAAGCTGAAGTTAAAGCTGCAATGGCCGCTTCTCCAGAGTCTTTTGGATTAACTGAAAATGATAGCTTTGGAAAAGAAGCATATAAAGCAGTTGATGAACTACTTTATGAAATGATGAGAGCCGATATTCTTGATGAAGAAAAACGTATTGCAGGAAGAGGAATGGCCGAAGTTCGTGAAATCGAAACTGAAGCAAATATTCTAGCTAATGTTCACGGGTCTTCACTATTTACTAGAGGTGAAACTCAGGTAATGGCCGCTGTTACTATTGGTGGTAAAGTTGGTGAGAAGATGGAAGATTCTATCAGAGGAACGACTTTTGAAAAATTCTACCTTCACTACAACTTCCCTCCTTATTCAGTAGGTGAGGCAAGAGGTGTTAGAGGTGTTGGACGTCGTGAACTTGGTCACGGTAACCTAGCTGAAAGAGCTGTTAAAGCAGTTATGCCATCTCAAGAAGACTTCGCTTATACTACAAGAGTAGTTTGTGAAGTTATGGAATCTAATGGTTCAAGTTCAATGGGATCAGTTTGTTCTGCTTCTATGGCACTTATGGATGCTGGTGTTCCTGTTAAGGCCCCAGTTGCTGGTATTGCAATGGGCTTAATTACTGATGGTGATAGATTTAAGGTACTAACAGATATTCTTGGTGACGAAGATCACTTAGGTGATATGGACTTTAAAGTTGCTGGTACTGCTGAAGGTATTACTGCAATTCAAATGGATATCAAGATCACTGGTCTTACTCGTGAAATCGTTGAAAAATCAATTGAACAAGCTAAAGAAGGTAGACTTCATATTCTTGGAGAGATGGCAAAAACAATCTCTTCTAAAAGAGCTGAGTTTAAAGATGGTGTACCAAGAATTGTAACAACTAATATTGCTGTTGATAAGATTGGAGCTCTAATTGGTCCAGGTGGTAAGAATATTAAAAAGCTTCAAGAAGATTTCGACGTAATGGTTGAGATTACTGAAGAAGGTTTAGTAAAAGTTCTTGGATCTGATACAGAAGTTCTTAATAACTGTGTTGCTTCAATTGATTTACAAATCAATGGTCCAGAAGTTGGATCTGTTTACCAAGCAAAAGTTGTAACAATAAAAGAATACGGTGCATTTGTTGATATTATTCCAGGTGTATCTGGTCTTGTTCATATTTCAGAACTTGCTGATGATAGAGTTAAAGATGTTAACGAATATCTAAGCGAAGGTGACACTGTTGCTGTTAAAGTTATTGAAGTTGATAGAATGGGTAGACTTAAACTTTCTGCAAAAGCTGTTAAGCCAGTTGAAAAGAAAGCTTAA
- the dut gene encoding dUTP diphosphatase → MVNKVGVKILKLDNFDDSLALPSYETEGAAGADLRACLGKGESLEIAAGARVLVPTGLSYEIPVGYEIQVRPRSGLSLKTNLLIVNSPGTIDSDYRGELKVIIGNFGNEDAVINHGDRIAQMVLAPVTQASFELSDKLSETQRGAGGFGSTGVN, encoded by the coding sequence ATGGTAAACAAAGTTGGTGTAAAAATTCTTAAATTAGATAACTTTGACGACTCGCTAGCACTGCCTAGCTACGAGACAGAAGGGGCCGCTGGAGCCGATTTGAGAGCATGTCTAGGTAAAGGTGAGTCTTTGGAGATCGCTGCAGGAGCGAGGGTTTTAGTACCAACTGGCCTCTCTTACGAGATTCCAGTGGGTTATGAAATTCAAGTGCGCCCAAGGTCTGGATTGAGTCTTAAAACAAATTTATTGATTGTAAACAGTCCAGGGACGATTGACTCAGACTATAGAGGAGAGTTAAAAGTAATAATTGGAAATTTTGGAAATGAAGATGCTGTGATAAACCATGGTGACCGTATTGCCCAGATGGTTTTGGCCCCAGTGACTCAAGCAAGTTTTGAACTTAGTGATAAATTAAGTGAAACACAAAGAGGCGCAGGCGGATTTGGCTCAACTGGTGTAAACTAG
- a CDS encoding polyhydroxyalkanoic acid system family protein, producing MDLSVSYKIASTQQDAFALAKAQITPEYVDKFNVKAEINYDEASGIMEATGKGFTLTLEFDDSKCDVNLKLSMLLRPLKKKILEKIEKKLSKHV from the coding sequence ATGGATTTATCTGTATCTTATAAAATTGCAAGTACTCAGCAAGACGCTTTTGCCTTAGCAAAGGCCCAGATTACTCCTGAGTATGTTGATAAGTTTAATGTAAAGGCCGAGATTAATTATGATGAGGCCAGCGGTATTATGGAAGCAACTGGCAAGGGATTTACTCTAACTTTAGAGTTTGATGATAGTAAATGTGATGTGAATTTAAAGTTATCTATGCTACTTCGTCCCTTGAAAAAGAAAATTCTTGAAAAAATCGAGAAGAAGCTAAGTAAACACGTCTAG
- a CDS encoding lipopolysaccharide assembly protein LapB: MIAFILTCLFLPSSWSAPPIIDVSKLKELDVDWELLSELEIKELNQENDKDKRLKNIELLIKAKQFIIVGDIEAAEFYLNRVQETNKGIEFIKTRYLALIAFISEDYKRSQSLLSPSKYNENKYYKNICVMKIINSLSLNDKRQLYYDLDNCTKITLNYTNNDHFWLNNLYNLEFNRKETFKGSTLSDSLYVLQNQEFTRIWLKSGLYVNKEGLLLNLIKSLPESYYRSKRIRELIGLLYFRTGDQEKAISFIEDIESANSENMKGNYNLRQKKYELAFGHYQLALMKKKNSLNALERSLPLVWKLSQWDKGYDLLDRLIKPDLQERKKITLSSVFKLKQERYKESQKELDILNILFKEQIPLELEQMMTYVGLRLHNVDQYERYSADSCKAMDGVGCWVLMQSLSWENIGKTIDRDDTIQSEKESIDTLKNKVRISKIEEIPSVDQDDIEELDSQLVRITPGVD; this comes from the coding sequence ATGATTGCATTCATTCTCACCTGCCTATTTTTGCCTAGCTCTTGGTCAGCTCCTCCTATTATTGATGTTAGTAAACTAAAGGAATTGGACGTTGACTGGGAACTGCTTAGTGAATTAGAGATCAAAGAACTTAATCAAGAAAATGACAAAGACAAGAGATTAAAAAATATTGAACTACTTATCAAAGCGAAGCAGTTCATTATAGTTGGAGATATTGAGGCAGCGGAGTTTTACTTAAATCGCGTGCAAGAAACAAACAAAGGTATAGAGTTTATTAAAACAAGATATCTTGCTCTTATCGCCTTTATAAGTGAGGACTATAAAAGATCTCAATCTTTACTTAGTCCTAGTAAGTATAATGAGAATAAGTATTATAAAAATATCTGTGTAATGAAAATTATCAATTCTCTTTCTCTAAATGATAAAAGACAGCTATACTATGACTTAGATAATTGCACCAAGATAACTTTAAACTACACCAATAACGATCACTTCTGGCTCAACAATTTATACAACTTAGAATTTAACAGAAAAGAGACATTCAAAGGTTCTACCCTTTCAGATAGTCTCTACGTATTACAAAACCAAGAATTTACAAGAATATGGCTAAAGAGTGGTCTCTATGTAAATAAAGAAGGACTTCTACTAAATCTGATCAAATCACTTCCTGAGAGTTATTATCGATCAAAGCGAATACGAGAGCTGATAGGCCTACTGTACTTTAGAACTGGAGATCAAGAGAAAGCGATTTCATTCATTGAGGATATAGAGAGTGCCAATTCAGAAAATATGAAAGGTAATTATAATCTAAGACAAAAGAAATATGAACTTGCCTTTGGTCACTATCAGCTGGCCCTTATGAAAAAGAAGAACTCACTAAATGCACTCGAGAGATCTCTTCCTCTTGTTTGGAAGTTATCTCAATGGGATAAAGGATATGACCTACTTGATCGACTAATAAAGCCTGATCTACAGGAGAGAAAGAAGATCACTCTTAGCTCTGTCTTTAAGTTAAAACAAGAAAGATATAAAGAATCACAAAAAGAATTGGATATTCTGAATATATTATTTAAAGAGCAAATTCCATTAGAGCTAGAGCAAATGATGACTTACGTAGGTCTTAGATTACATAATGTCGATCAATATGAAAGATACTCTGCCGATTCTTGCAAGGCAATGGATGGTGTGGGTTGTTGGGTTCTAATGCAGTCACTTTCTTGGGAAAATATTGGAAAAACAATTGATAGAGATGACACAATTCAGAGTGAAAAAGAATCTATTGATACATTAAAAAATAAAGTTAGAATTTCTAAAATTGAAGAAATCCCTAGCGTCGATCAAGATGATATAGAAGAGTTAGACAGCCAGCTCGTTAGAATTACTCCAGGTGTTGATTAA
- a CDS encoding 2Fe-2S iron-sulfur cluster-binding protein has translation MYKVTLEPTGKVIEVNKEESLLTALREAGVYVKSSCGGHATCSDCIVKVLVGVDEVTPPEFDELQLIGNVFHITKERLACQTKLTGDITIDLSAHDKSSDEQKLKAKTSAFSASKSKPKAVRVRSKEQVEEIKNERQEKYLAKQTTDDGWHKHWEKDSEGNPKKKLGGGKRPREFRTDHIDHERDAKLREEARVRREAREKSPEAIAKREPKTFNESYADKNSAPKEVKDRKKFRK, from the coding sequence ATGTATAAAGTTACGCTTGAGCCTACGGGAAAAGTAATAGAAGTTAATAAAGAAGAATCTCTTCTCACTGCACTTAGAGAAGCTGGTGTTTATGTAAAGTCTTCTTGCGGCGGACATGCTACCTGTAGTGATTGTATTGTTAAGGTTTTGGTCGGAGTTGATGAGGTGACTCCTCCTGAGTTTGATGAGTTACAACTTATTGGAAATGTATTTCACATTACTAAAGAGAGACTTGCTTGTCAGACTAAATTAACTGGTGACATTACAATTGATCTCTCAGCTCATGACAAGTCTAGTGATGAACAAAAACTCAAGGCAAAAACTTCAGCTTTCTCCGCTTCAAAGTCAAAGCCAAAGGCAGTTCGTGTAAGAAGCAAGGAACAAGTCGAAGAAATCAAAAATGAAAGGCAGGAAAAATACCTTGCTAAACAAACTACAGATGATGGTTGGCACAAGCACTGGGAAAAAGACTCTGAAGGGAACCCTAAGAAGAAGCTTGGTGGTGGAAAAAGACCTCGTGAGTTTAGAACTGACCATATCGATCATGAAAGAGACGCTAAGCTTAGAGAAGAGGCCAGAGTAAGACGTGAAGCTAGAGAAAAGTCCCCAGAGGCGATAGCTAAACGTGAGCCGAAGACTTTCAATGAGTCCTATGCTGATAAAAACTCTGCACCTAAAGAGGTGAAAGATCGCAAGAAGTTTAGAAAATAG
- the rpsO gene encoding 30S ribosomal protein S15, giving the protein MLTTEQKKSIVSEYGTEFGKGANDSGNAFVQVALLTHNINALKTHFATHIHDYHSNRGLLKMIGSRKALLRYALKQDQDKYKTLIKKLGLRK; this is encoded by the coding sequence ATGTTAACTACTGAACAAAAGAAGTCTATCGTATCTGAATACGGTACAGAATTTGGAAAAGGTGCTAATGACTCAGGAAATGCTTTCGTACAAGTAGCACTTCTTACTCACAACATTAATGCACTTAAGACTCACTTTGCAACTCACATCCATGATTACCACTCAAACCGTGGTCTTCTAAAGATGATTGGTTCTAGAAAGGCGCTATTAAGATATGCGCTTAAGCAAGACCAAGATAAGTACAAGACTCTTATTAAGAAGCTTGGACTAAGAAAGTAA
- a CDS encoding RNA polymerase factor sigma-32, giving the protein MNDSKKNSTGDKKVLSPEILDRELEQAQQKALDDIEIVVDHSDQENLDDILLPILAPSRELDTYKSGPNDPLSLYLKEIAQYDLLTIEEEKELTQKLVETGDIEIAKKLVTANLRLVVKIAMEYKSAFQNVMDLIQEGNVGLMKAVSKYDPDKGAKLSYYSSWWIRSYILKYILDNFRLVKIGTTNEQKKLFYNLLKEKDRLAKLGIEPDAKRISENLGVSQKAVTLMDKRLSSSGGEVSLDTPLSDDSGASRLSDILEDDSAQDISEQISDAQSLEILQNNLKDFVSGLKQRDQEIFKNRLLSEVPLSLQAIADQYGVSRERIRQIEERLLKNLKVYMSEFIR; this is encoded by the coding sequence ATGAATGATTCTAAGAAAAATTCTACAGGTGATAAGAAGGTGCTCTCTCCCGAGATCTTAGATCGGGAGTTAGAGCAGGCACAGCAAAAGGCCTTGGACGATATTGAAATCGTTGTAGACCATTCTGATCAAGAAAATTTAGACGATATTCTACTACCAATTCTAGCGCCATCAAGAGAGCTAGATACCTATAAATCTGGTCCTAATGACCCTTTATCCCTCTATTTAAAAGAAATTGCACAGTATGACTTATTGACTATTGAAGAGGAAAAAGAACTTACACAAAAACTTGTTGAAACTGGTGATATTGAAATCGCTAAGAAGCTTGTAACTGCAAACTTAAGACTTGTCGTTAAAATTGCGATGGAATACAAGAGTGCTTTTCAGAATGTTATGGATCTTATTCAAGAGGGGAATGTTGGCTTGATGAAGGCCGTATCTAAATATGATCCTGATAAAGGGGCCAAGCTTTCTTACTACTCAAGTTGGTGGATTCGCTCTTATATTCTTAAATATATTTTAGACAACTTCAGATTGGTAAAAATAGGAACAACCAACGAACAGAAGAAGCTATTTTATAATCTTCTAAAAGAGAAAGACAGACTGGCCAAGCTTGGAATTGAACCAGATGCCAAGAGAATTTCTGAAAACCTTGGAGTTTCTCAAAAGGCCGTAACCTTAATGGATAAGAGACTAAGCTCTAGCGGTGGTGAGGTTAGTTTAGACACACCTCTAAGTGATGATTCTGGAGCTTCAAGACTTTCGGATATTCTAGAGGATGACTCTGCGCAAGATATCTCTGAACAAATTTCAGACGCTCAAAGTCTGGAGATCTTACAAAATAACCTTAAAGACTTCGTCTCTGGCCTTAAGCAGCGAGACCAAGAAATCTTTAAAAATCGGCTACTTAGTGAGGTTCCACTCTCTTTGCAAGCCATTGCGGATCAGTACGGCGTGTCAAGAGAGAGAATTCGCCAGATCGAAGAGCGTCTTTTAAAGAATTTAAAGGTTTACATGTCTGAGTTTATTAGATAA